A part of Rhodamnia argentea isolate NSW1041297 chromosome 8, ASM2092103v1, whole genome shotgun sequence genomic DNA contains:
- the LOC115741180 gene encoding monodehydroascorbate reductase 4, peroxisomal has protein sequence MGRAFVYVILGGGVAAGYAALEFAKRGVSPGELCIISEEPVAPYERPALSKGYLLPEAPARLPSFHTCVGANEERLTPKWYKERGIELVLGTRVKSADVRRKTLLTATGETISYKILIIATGARALKLEEFGVNGSDAENVCYLRDLADANRIVDVMQPCSGGNAVVIGGGYIGMECAASLVINKINVTMVFPEAHCMARLFTPKIASFYEDYYVFKGVKFVKGTVLSSFDFDSNGKVTAVMLRDGSRLPADMVVVGIGIRPNTTLFEGQLTLEKGGIKVNGRLQSSNSSVYAVGDVATFPVKLFGEARRLEHVDSARKSARHAVAAIMDLEKTGEFDYLPFFYSRVFALSWQFYGDNSGEAIHFGDFSGSKFGAYWVSKGHLVGSFLEGGTKEDYEAIAKATRLKPAIDDSAMLETQGLSFALAVSQKPSAVPPVEISSSTSTVVLKKPVYVWHATAGVVVAASVAAFAYWYGRRRRRW, from the exons GTTGCGCCATATGAGAGACCTGCATTAAGCAAAGGCTATTTGTTACCCGAAG CTCCCGCACGGCTTCCATCATTCCACACTTGTGTTGGTGCAAATGAAGAAAGACTAACTCCGAAGTGGTACAAAGAACGCG GAATTGAGTTGGTGCTTGGGACTCGTGTTAAGTCTGCGGATGTGAGGCGGAAGACACTATTGACAGCTACTGGAGAGACAATAAGCTATAAAATTCTTATCATTGCAACAGGTGCACGG GCTttaaagcttgaagaatttggAGTGAATGGATCAGATGCTGAAAATGTATGCTATCTACGGGATTTAGCTGATGCAAATAGAATTGTTGATGTGATGCAACCATGTAGTGGTGGCAATGCTGTTGTCATTGGTGGTGGTTACATAGGAATGGAATGTGCAGCATCTCTTGTGATCAACAAAATAAACGTAACCATGGTTTTTCCTGAAGCACATTGCA TGGCCCGCTTATTTACACCTAAAATCGCAAGTTTCTATGAGGACTATTATGTGTTCAAAGGAGTGAAGTTCGTTAAAGGAACTGTTCTGTCATCTTTTGACTTTGATTCTAATGGAAAG GTCACTGCTGTCATGCTTAGGGATGGCAGTCGGCTACCTGCAGACATGGTTGTGGTCGGGATTGGAATTCGTCCAAACACGACCCTGTTTGAAGGACAGCTCACGTTGGAGAAGGGTGGTATCAAAGTCAATGGACGGCTGCAATCAAGCAACAGCTCGGTGTATGCGGTTGGAGATGTTGCCACATTTCCAGTCAAATTATTTGGAGAAGCTCGTAGGCTTGAGCATGTTGATTCGGCACGAAAATCAGCACGACATGCCGTTGCTGCAATAATGGACCTAGAAAAGACGGGGGAATTTGATTACCTCCCATTCTTCTACTCTAGAGTATTCGCATTATCTTGGCAGTTCTATGGGGACAATTCAGGGGAAGCCATCCATTTCGGTGATTTCTCGGGAAGTAAATTTGGTGCGTACTGGGTAAGCAAAGGCCATCTGGTGGGTTCGTTTCTCGAAGGTGGCACCAAGGAAGATTACGAGGCCATAGCCAAGGCCACCAGGCTCAAGCCTGCAATCGATGACTCTGCCATGCTGGAAACTCAGGGTCTGAGCTTTGCATTGGCTGTTAGTCAAAAACCATCCGCTGTGCCTCCTGTTGAAATTAGCAGTTCCACATCCACTGTCGTTTTGAAGAAACCGGTCTATGTTTGGCACGCAACAGCCGGTGTGGTGGTGGCCGCATCAGTCGCTGCATTTGCATACTGGTATGGGAGGAGACGTCGAAGGTGGTGA
- the LOC115741184 gene encoding 50S ribosomal protein L12, chloroplastic-like, with translation MATTALSTLASRSPSSYSPPLSSAHPLRTQPSALRFPIRPSPVTHLTQRPATAVRPVAAVEAPEKIGKLGDEISSLTLAEARTLVDYLQDKLGVSAAAFAPAAVAVAPGADGGAGGAAAAVEEKTEFDVVIEEVPSSVRIAVIKAVRAQTSLALKEAKELIEGLPKKFKEGVSKDEAEDAKKQLEEAGAKVAIV, from the coding sequence atGGCAACCACGGCTCTCTCCACACTCGCCTCCCGCTCTCCATCCTCTTACTCACCGCCTCTCTCCTCCGCTCACCCCCTCAGAACCCAGCCCTCCGCCCTCCGATTCCCCATCCGGCCCTCGCCCGTCACCCACCTCACGCAACGCCCCGCCACCGCCGTCCGCCCTGTCGCCGCCGTCGAGGCCCCCGAGAAGATCGGGAAGCTCGGCGACGAGATCTCCAGCCTCACCCTCGCGGAGGCCCGCACCCTCGTGGACTACCTGCAGGACAAGCTGGGCGTGTCCGCGGCCGCGTTCGCCCCAGCAGCGGTGGCCGTGGCGCCGGGAGCTGACGGGGGAGCGGGAGgggcggcagcggcggtggAGGAGAAGACGGAGTTCGACGTGGTGATAGAGGAGGTGCCGAGCTCCGTGAGGATAGCGGTGATCAAGGCGGTGAGGGCGCAGACGAGCCTGGCGCTGAAGGAGGCGAAGGAGCTGATCGAGGGGCTGCCGAAGAAGTTCAAGGAGGGGGTGTCCAAGGACGAGGCGGAGGACGCGAAGAAGCAGCTCGAGGAGGCCGGAGCCAAGGTCGCCATCGTTTAG
- the LOC115741182 gene encoding universal stress protein A-like protein codes for MEGDATRVMIGVNESTIKGYPHASISSRGAFEWTLHKIVRSNTSGFKLLFLHVQVPDEDGFDDMDSIYASPDDFKSMNLRDKARGIHLLEYFVNRCHEVGVQCEAWIKKGDPKEVICHEVKRVRPDLLVVGSRGLGPFQRVFVGTVSEFCVKHVECPVITIKRSADEAPQDPVDD; via the exons ATGGAGGGCGACGCGACCCGGGTGATGATCGGAGTGAACGAATCTACGATCAAGGGGTATCCCCACGCGTCGATAAGCAGCAGAGGAGCTTTCGAGTGGACTCTCCACAAGATCGTCCGCTCCAATACCTCCGGCTTCAAGCTACTCTTCCTCCATGTCCAAGTCCCCGACGAAGACG GTTTTGATGATATGGATAGTATATATGCATCTCCGGACGATTTCAAGAGCATGAACCTCAGGGACAAGGCAAGAGGAATTCATCTGCTGGAGTACTTTGTCAATAGATGTCATGAAGTCGGG GTACAATGTGAAGCATGGATCAAGAAAGGAGATCCAAAAGAAGTAATCTGCCATGAGGTGAAGCGAGTTAGGCCTGATCTGCTTGTCGTGGGAAGCAGGGGTCTTGGCCCTTTCCAAAG GGTATTTGTCGGGACTGTGAGCGAGTTTTGCGTGAAGCATGTGGAGTGCCCTGTTATAACCATCAAAAGGTCTGCAGATGAAGCTCCTCAGGACCCTGTCGACGACTGA